A genomic region of Candidatus Pseudomonas phytovorans contains the following coding sequences:
- a CDS encoding methyl-accepting chemotaxis protein has protein sequence MSIQNTITLLASACLIAVVGLLAGLSLEQQRSDAQTLLDTSSELLRDAARDNLQAEGQAQALHIQQRFGQAYEFAQGIARQVLHLRGQTRTDLASSRALRQDLAQVLRAAIAERRDLLGLFVAFDQNALDGRDAAFIDQPDLGSNDSGRFTLYWLQPQPGQLQAVPGNEALLANDTPGPTGAPFNAFFTCSRQSAQPCVLEPYLDDSSGIPHLVTSVTVPLIVDGRVIGVVGLDIGLDALQDNAKAASGALYDGHGSLSIYSASGVVAADSAHPQRLGKASTGQATPDETLLGVQVPIEPIAGAQPWNIQVTVPRPVLDVPVLRMQQQVQAQQVRSLAMELTLGLLLAAAGIAMMAWAARSVTRPIQRVAALLDEIADGDGDLTRRLAYPRRNELGRLSAAFDRFLDRLQPVIAQVQQAVHDTQNSADQSQRIASQTSQGMQQQVGEIEQMATAVHEMSATAQAAAHSAAQAADAARHAEHATGNGVQVIEQSTQGIRELASGMSDAMQRLQSLAASSEQIGSVLDVILAIARQTNLLALNAAIEAARAGDAGRGFAVVADEVRGLAQRTQASVEEIGAVIDNLREGTRDVTAAMQRSNSQAHHNVEQTQQALAVLEEIRLAVGVITDMNVQIACAAEEQSAVAEEIHRNVEAVRNVVCTVSGQAEQSSAISQRLNGLAVVQQGLIQRFKA, from the coding sequence TTGAGTATTCAGAACACGATCACCTTGCTGGCGAGCGCCTGCCTGATAGCCGTCGTCGGTTTGCTGGCAGGGCTTTCGCTGGAGCAACAGCGCAGCGATGCCCAGACCCTGCTCGACACCTCCAGCGAACTGCTGCGCGACGCAGCACGGGATAACTTGCAGGCCGAGGGCCAGGCTCAGGCACTGCATATCCAACAACGCTTCGGCCAGGCCTACGAGTTCGCCCAAGGGATTGCCCGGCAGGTACTGCACCTGCGCGGCCAAACCCGTACCGACTTGGCCTCGTCCCGGGCATTGCGCCAGGATCTCGCCCAGGTGCTGCGCGCAGCGATCGCCGAGCGCCGCGACCTGCTGGGCCTGTTTGTGGCATTCGACCAGAACGCGCTGGACGGCCGTGACGCCGCGTTCATCGACCAGCCAGACCTGGGCAGCAACGACAGCGGCCGCTTCACCCTGTACTGGCTGCAGCCGCAGCCTGGCCAGCTGCAGGCAGTGCCCGGTAACGAGGCATTGCTGGCCAACGATACCCCAGGCCCCACCGGCGCACCGTTCAATGCCTTTTTCACGTGCTCGCGGCAGAGTGCCCAGCCCTGCGTGCTGGAGCCCTACCTGGACGACTCCAGCGGTATCCCGCACCTGGTCACCAGCGTAACCGTGCCCCTGATCGTCGACGGTAGAGTGATCGGCGTAGTGGGGCTGGACATTGGCCTGGACGCTTTGCAGGACAATGCCAAGGCAGCAAGTGGCGCGCTGTACGATGGGCACGGCTCGCTGTCGATCTACAGCGCCTCGGGTGTGGTAGCCGCTGACAGCGCCCATCCGCAGCGGCTGGGCAAGGCCTCCACAGGGCAGGCCACCCCAGACGAGACGCTGCTCGGCGTGCAGGTGCCGATCGAGCCGATTGCCGGCGCCCAACCTTGGAACATCCAGGTAACGGTGCCGCGCCCCGTGCTCGATGTACCCGTGCTGCGCATGCAGCAACAGGTGCAAGCGCAACAAGTGCGCAGCCTGGCGATGGAACTCACCCTTGGCCTGCTGCTGGCAGCAGCCGGTATCGCCATGATGGCCTGGGCCGCACGCAGCGTGACCCGTCCTATCCAGCGCGTTGCCGCGCTGCTCGATGAAATCGCTGACGGCGATGGTGACCTTACCCGGCGTCTGGCGTATCCGCGCCGCAATGAGCTGGGCCGGCTTAGCGCTGCGTTCGACCGCTTCCTCGACCGCCTGCAGCCGGTCATCGCCCAGGTGCAACAAGCCGTGCACGACACCCAGAACTCCGCCGACCAATCGCAGCGCATCGCCAGCCAGACCAGCCAGGGCATGCAGCAGCAGGTAGGGGAAATCGAACAGATGGCCACGGCCGTGCATGAGATGTCCGCCACCGCCCAAGCCGCAGCGCACAGTGCCGCCCAGGCCGCCGACGCCGCGCGCCACGCCGAACACGCCACCGGTAATGGCGTGCAGGTGATCGAACAGTCCACCCAAGGTATCCGCGAGCTGGCGAGCGGCATGAGTGATGCCATGCAGCGCCTGCAGTCCCTGGCAGCCAGCAGCGAGCAGATCGGTTCGGTGCTCGATGTGATCCTCGCTATTGCCCGACAGACCAACTTGCTGGCGCTGAACGCCGCGATTGAGGCCGCGCGCGCCGGCGACGCCGGGCGCGGCTTTGCGGTGGTGGCGGATGAAGTCCGTGGCCTGGCCCAGCGCACCCAAGCGTCGGTCGAAGAGATCGGCGCGGTCATCGACAACCTGCGCGAGGGCACCCGCGACGTCACCGCCGCCATGCAACGCAGCAACAGCCAGGCCCATCACAACGTCGAACAGACCCAGCAGGCGCTCGCAGTGCTCGAAGAGATTCGCCTGGCGGTTGGCGTCATCACCGACATGAATGTGCAAATCGCTTGCGCCGCCGAGGAGCAAAGCGCCGTGGCAGAGGAGATCCACCGCAATGTCGAGGCGGTACGTAACGTCGTCTGCACGGTGTCCGGGCAGGCTGAGCAGTCGTCTGCCATCAGCCAGCGACTCAATGGCCTGGCCGTTGTTCAGCAAGGCCTCATCCAACGCTTCAAGGCTTGA
- a CDS encoding AraC family transcriptional regulator: MFADIQRPERFVLVDSHEVAEMQAQLARYLCPHRLRMLDDTPPHLQVSGVEFGGARLLELHYHAPVEVSLEGRGEHYLFRSTLQGRCEVIQGRQHAAVAAGGLSVSSPFANTRIVTGGACRNAVLSLPREALEVHLQRLLGRSLRRPLAFDVPLAANHAGVHALGFALGYICQLFALDVNLVALRTGLSDHLVQLLLTQLPHNHSGELSQAHGTPLPSHVRRARDHIEAHLDQPLTLSSLCALSGVSMRTLQNGFRQFLGQTPVEYIRERRLLAVQRALAAGEGSVTDVLLRHGINSPGHFTQQYRRRFGCLPSATLKR; the protein is encoded by the coding sequence ATGTTCGCCGACATCCAGCGGCCCGAGCGCTTCGTGCTGGTCGACTCGCACGAGGTCGCCGAGATGCAGGCACAACTGGCGCGCTACCTTTGCCCACACCGCCTGCGCATGCTCGACGACACGCCGCCGCACCTGCAGGTCAGCGGCGTGGAATTCGGCGGCGCGCGATTGCTGGAGCTGCATTACCACGCGCCGGTGGAAGTCAGCCTGGAGGGCAGGGGCGAGCACTATTTGTTCCGTAGCACCTTGCAGGGCCGCTGCGAAGTCATTCAAGGGCGGCAGCATGCGGCTGTAGCGGCCGGTGGCCTTAGTGTCAGTTCACCGTTTGCAAACACCCGCATCGTGACCGGCGGTGCCTGCCGCAACGCTGTCCTGAGCCTGCCGCGCGAGGCCCTGGAGGTGCATCTGCAGCGTCTGCTCGGGCGCAGCCTTCGTCGGCCCCTGGCCTTCGATGTACCGCTCGCCGCCAACCACGCCGGTGTGCATGCGTTGGGGTTCGCCCTAGGCTATATCTGCCAGCTGTTTGCCTTGGACGTCAACCTCGTGGCGCTGCGCACGGGGCTCTCCGACCACCTGGTGCAGTTACTGCTAACGCAGTTGCCACACAACCACAGTGGCGAACTCAGCCAGGCGCACGGTACGCCTTTGCCAAGCCATGTACGCCGCGCCCGCGATCATATAGAGGCGCACCTGGACCAGCCCCTGACCTTGTCCAGCCTATGCGCGCTCAGCGGTGTTTCCATGCGCACGCTGCAAAATGGCTTCCGCCAGTTCCTCGGGCAAACCCCGGTCGAGTACATCCGCGAACGCCGCCTGTTAGCGGTGCAGCGCGCGCTGGCAGCGGGTGAGGGCAGCGTCACCGATGTGCTGCTGCGCCATGGCATCAACAGCCCTGGGCATTTCACCCAACAGTACCGGCGGCGCTTCGGCTGCCTGCCTTCGGCCACCCTCAAGCGCTGA
- a CDS encoding 2-dehydropantoate 2-reductase has protein sequence MRIAVIGAGAMGSLFAARLIDAGFEVTLVDVDERLLSTLRTQGLRLQDEQGTREYWPRVARGEHLRGQFDALLIQTKGYHTRQAMQACRHLLGPQTLVLTLQNGLDSVPVLREYVADRCLAIGMTLYPADVLAPGVVRSCGAGEVRVRGLLAGPSHASFAPLQALVHGLRRGGMHCIEDPHIEVSIWEKVAFNTALNSLCALSGEPVGNVGQCSRGREVAFALVAEAAAIAVSAGVAVQLQRVMHKVEQAFVVHAGHKPSMLQDFEHGRRMEIEGLSGALLAHARRHGVEAPTMAAIDRLLRRLQRRAAPVSVER, from the coding sequence ATGAGGATTGCTGTGATCGGAGCAGGGGCGATGGGGAGCCTGTTCGCCGCGAGATTGATCGACGCTGGTTTCGAAGTGACCTTGGTGGATGTCGATGAGCGACTGCTCAGCACCCTGCGTACTCAAGGCTTGCGTCTGCAGGACGAGCAAGGCACGCGCGAGTACTGGCCACGCGTGGCACGCGGTGAACATCTGCGTGGGCAGTTCGACGCACTGCTGATACAGACCAAGGGTTACCACACCCGTCAGGCCATGCAGGCGTGTCGGCATCTGCTCGGTCCGCAAACGTTGGTATTGACGCTGCAGAACGGCCTGGACAGTGTGCCGGTGTTGCGCGAATACGTGGCTGACCGTTGCCTGGCCATCGGCATGACCCTCTACCCGGCTGATGTGCTGGCACCTGGGGTCGTACGCAGCTGCGGCGCTGGCGAGGTGCGTGTGCGCGGGCTGTTGGCTGGGCCTTCACACGCCAGCTTCGCGCCATTGCAAGCGCTGGTCCATGGCCTACGCCGTGGCGGCATGCACTGCATCGAGGACCCGCACATCGAGGTCAGCATCTGGGAAAAGGTCGCCTTCAACACCGCCCTCAATTCGCTGTGTGCTCTTAGCGGTGAACCTGTGGGTAATGTGGGCCAGTGCTCGCGGGGTCGTGAGGTGGCTTTTGCGCTGGTCGCCGAAGCAGCAGCCATTGCCGTGTCGGCAGGTGTGGCTGTGCAGCTTCAGCGAGTGATGCACAAGGTGGAGCAGGCGTTTGTCGTTCACGCCGGGCACAAGCCCTCCATGCTCCAGGACTTCGAGCATGGCAGGCGGATGGAGATCGAGGGGTTGTCCGGGGCGCTGCTTGCCCATGCCAGGCGCCATGGCGTGGAGGCCCCGACCATGGCCGCCATTGATAGGCTGTTGCGTCGCCTGCAACGGCGGGCTGCGCCGGTGTCAGTTGAGCGGTGA
- a CDS encoding NIPSNAP family protein, which yields MSNHYELLRFTLRVRTPAQALPRLQEALQAAPDGVELIGCWVSEIGPQNTIAVLRRYANAEVRAAERERALLASDAFGIGEFVLEQHMDDYQLFPFLEPLAPGKHGPFYELREYDLTTSGLAPTLAGWRKAVGPRTGEMYSQVYAAFYATSGRVPRYLHIWPYASLEQRLDVRTRAVGDGVWPPENSAPQLQKMNSVVYLPAPFSPLN from the coding sequence ATGTCCAATCATTACGAACTGCTTCGCTTCACCTTGCGTGTACGTACACCCGCCCAAGCCCTGCCGCGCCTCCAGGAGGCTTTGCAGGCCGCCCCGGATGGCGTCGAGCTGATCGGCTGCTGGGTGTCCGAGATCGGCCCGCAAAACACCATTGCCGTGCTCCGGCGCTATGCCAACGCCGAAGTCCGGGCTGCCGAACGCGAGCGTGCGCTGCTGGCCAGCGATGCCTTCGGCATTGGAGAGTTTGTGCTCGAACAGCACATGGACGACTACCAGTTGTTCCCCTTCCTCGAGCCGCTGGCGCCCGGCAAGCATGGCCCGTTCTACGAGCTGCGCGAATACGACCTGACCACCTCCGGGCTGGCACCCACCTTGGCAGGGTGGCGCAAGGCAGTCGGGCCACGCACGGGCGAGATGTACTCTCAGGTCTATGCAGCGTTCTACGCTACCAGCGGCAGGGTCCCCCGCTACCTGCACATCTGGCCTTACGCCAGCCTTGAACAGCGCCTGGATGTGCGTACCCGTGCCGTTGGCGATGGCGTGTGGCCTCCAGAAAACTCAGCGCCACAACTGCAGAAGATGAATTCGGTGGTCTATCTGCCGGCACCTTTCTCACCGCTCAACTGA
- a CDS encoding MFS transporter: MTNLNTSLTRETDPRTMRRIVIASVLGNALEWYDFFLYGTAAALIFAPLFFPAGTDPVLGTMASFAGFAVGFLARPLGGLIFGHIGDKAGRKKALVLTLAIMGVATFAMGLLPTFEQVGYLAPACLVLLRILQGVASGGEWGGGVLLLSENAPKDRVGFYAAWSQLGVSGGFVLSAAAFYLVQTLPVEDMMSWGWRVPFLASILIFGVGVYIRRRLPESQEFVEQQAQPQKTEHLPAMQVLREHPKAVLQAMGIRIAENGSAYLFLAFTIAYAKFTGLDTQLVLASVMVAMIVEAGTIVFWGWLSDIIGRRVVYAIGSVGLMVLAFPFFWMLDTHSPVWVYLAALLGMAFCHGAMIGTQPALMGELFPPKVRYTGLAMGHEIASIFSGGLAPLAATALFSLYKDAWPVSVMLMVMGAITTLAVLSIKPQDRQLQP; encoded by the coding sequence ATGACCAACCTTAATACCAGCCTCACCCGTGAAACCGATCCACGCACCATGCGCCGTATCGTCATCGCTTCGGTGCTGGGCAACGCCTTGGAATGGTACGATTTCTTCCTCTACGGCACGGCTGCGGCGCTGATCTTCGCGCCGTTGTTCTTCCCTGCCGGTACCGATCCCGTACTTGGCACCATGGCCTCGTTCGCAGGCTTTGCCGTTGGCTTCCTGGCGCGCCCGCTGGGTGGCCTGATTTTTGGCCATATCGGTGACAAAGCCGGGCGCAAGAAGGCCCTGGTGCTCACGTTGGCGATCATGGGCGTGGCTACGTTTGCCATGGGCCTGCTGCCCACATTCGAACAAGTCGGCTACCTCGCCCCTGCCTGCCTGGTGTTGCTGCGCATCCTGCAAGGCGTGGCCTCGGGCGGTGAATGGGGTGGCGGCGTGCTGCTGCTCAGCGAGAACGCACCCAAGGACCGCGTCGGGTTCTACGCAGCCTGGAGCCAGTTGGGCGTGTCTGGTGGCTTCGTGCTGTCGGCGGCAGCTTTCTACCTTGTACAGACGCTGCCGGTCGAGGACATGATGAGCTGGGGTTGGCGGGTGCCCTTCCTGGCCAGCATCCTGATCTTCGGTGTGGGTGTGTACATTCGTCGGCGCCTGCCGGAAAGCCAGGAATTCGTCGAACAGCAGGCGCAGCCACAGAAAACCGAGCACCTGCCGGCCATGCAGGTGCTGCGCGAGCACCCCAAAGCAGTGCTTCAGGCCATGGGCATCCGCATCGCGGAGAACGGCAGCGCCTACCTGTTCCTGGCCTTCACCATCGCCTACGCCAAATTCACCGGCCTCGATACCCAGCTTGTGCTGGCCAGTGTAATGGTGGCGATGATCGTCGAGGCCGGCACCATCGTCTTCTGGGGCTGGCTGTCAGACATCATCGGCCGCCGGGTGGTGTACGCAATCGGTTCGGTCGGTTTGATGGTGCTGGCTTTCCCGTTCTTCTGGATGCTCGATACCCACTCTCCGGTGTGGGTGTACCTGGCAGCCCTGCTTGGCATGGCCTTCTGTCACGGCGCGATGATCGGTACCCAACCGGCACTGATGGGCGAATTGTTCCCGCCCAAGGTGCGCTACACGGGCCTGGCCATGGGGCACGAGATCGCCTCGATCTTCTCCGGTGGCCTGGCGCCACTGGCGGCCACCGCTCTGTTCAGCCTGTACAAGGACGCCTGGCCGGTGTCGGTGATGCTCATGGTAATGGGCGCGATCACCACCCTGGCAGTGCTGTCCATCAAGCCCCAGGACCGACAGTTGCAACCCTAG
- a CDS encoding OprD family porin, whose translation MEPKWPLRAKSLCLCLGMAIPLTSLAEVVDDSHLSLTFRNLYLNRNFTNPGAPTSKVGNWSQGFDLQFESGYTDTPVAVGLDLNGQYALRLDSTGNDGSLPFSRHRQQASDSYSRGGATLKLKYAKTVVKIGDQKPFYPVASNDPSRQLDTVYQGAVLESRDIDNLTLVGGRFWSIVTRESSNHERLYRYGTSDSQDSDGLDFAGATYNFTTDLQGSYFHGVLNDVYKQDYAGIKHTVKIADGYQLKTDIGYFNNREDGAARSGAVDNRAYFGLITLEKSGHMVGASYQRMTGDTVFPTLNGYVPQLWLPNWAGLPFIRPDERSWSVRYGYNFAGMGLPGLKLFTRYIKGTDIDRGAGLSRDQESERDIMLSYVVQSGPMKDLSLELKNMRTQQKYGNDYDEYRLITSYTWKFW comes from the coding sequence ATGGAACCGAAATGGCCGTTGCGTGCAAAATCGTTGTGCCTGTGTCTAGGCATGGCAATACCCCTTACCAGCCTGGCCGAGGTGGTGGATGACAGTCACCTCTCGCTCACCTTCAGAAACCTCTACCTGAACCGCAATTTCACCAACCCCGGCGCACCCACCTCCAAGGTCGGCAACTGGTCGCAGGGCTTCGATCTGCAGTTCGAGTCCGGTTACACCGACACCCCCGTGGCAGTTGGTCTGGACCTTAACGGCCAGTATGCCCTGCGCCTGGACTCCACCGGCAACGACGGTTCGCTGCCGTTCAGCCGCCATCGCCAGCAGGCATCCGACAGCTATAGCCGGGGCGGCGCTACGCTGAAGCTGAAATACGCCAAGACCGTGGTCAAGATAGGCGACCAAAAGCCGTTCTACCCGGTCGCATCGAACGACCCCAGCCGCCAGCTGGACACCGTCTACCAAGGCGCAGTGCTTGAATCCCGCGATATCGACAACCTGACGTTGGTCGGCGGGCGCTTCTGGTCGATTGTCACCCGCGAGTCATCCAACCACGAGCGGCTGTACCGTTATGGCACCAGCGACAGCCAGGACAGCGATGGCCTGGACTTCGCCGGTGCTACCTACAACTTCACCACGGACTTGCAGGGCAGCTACTTCCACGGCGTGCTCAACGATGTCTACAAACAGGACTACGCCGGCATCAAGCACACCGTGAAGATTGCCGACGGGTACCAGCTCAAGACCGACATCGGTTACTTCAACAACCGCGAAGACGGCGCCGCGCGCAGCGGGGCGGTGGACAACCGCGCTTACTTCGGCCTGATCACCCTGGAAAAGAGCGGGCACATGGTCGGCGCCAGCTACCAGCGAATGACAGGCGATACGGTGTTCCCGACCCTGAACGGCTACGTCCCACAGCTATGGCTGCCGAACTGGGCTGGCCTGCCGTTCATTCGTCCGGACGAGCGCAGCTGGTCGGTGCGCTACGGCTACAACTTCGCGGGCATGGGCCTGCCGGGCCTGAAGCTGTTCACCCGCTACATCAAGGGCACCGACATCGACCGCGGCGCGGGGCTGTCACGCGACCAGGAAAGCGAACGCGACATCATGCTCAGTTACGTGGTGCAAAGCGGTCCGATGAAAGACCTGTCCCTTGAGCTGAAGAACATGCGTACCCAGCAAAAGTACGGCAACGACTACGACGAGTACCGCCTGATCACTTCCTACACCTGGAAGTTCTGGTAA
- a CDS encoding NAD/NADP octopine/nopaline dehydrogenase family protein produces the protein MNITILGGGHGCYAAAVEMAERGHSTRLWRRDQAALEQLQAIGALTVRDYRGTRKVGLGEQLTLVADLAQALEGAQLVIIPLPSTTHLALAAEVAPLLRDGQVVFLPPGTFGSYVFAKAMRDCGNDAEVAFAETGTLPYLVRKHGPDQLVISAYATRLPTGVLPSRLTAQAYVVLREAYPSVEPIEDALSGALMNAGPIIHPPLIMMNAGPLEHFEAWDIHNEGTQPSIRRVTNQLDAERMRVREALGYPAPHFPLVDHYNTDQGEEWMYGRGAHGKLTDSGDWREKIDLQQHRYMLEDTRLGLSLLVSVGRWAGVPTPVAEGLLALASAVAGRDLYAEGRTLENLGIAKLDRAAMGALLRNGVAA, from the coding sequence ATGAACATTACCATCCTTGGAGGCGGCCACGGCTGCTACGCCGCTGCTGTAGAAATGGCAGAACGGGGTCACAGCACACGCCTGTGGCGTCGCGACCAGGCTGCCCTGGAGCAATTGCAAGCCATCGGTGCGCTCACCGTGCGTGATTATCGCGGTACTCGCAAGGTCGGCCTGGGCGAGCAGCTGACGTTGGTCGCCGACCTGGCCCAGGCGCTGGAAGGCGCGCAACTGGTGATCATCCCACTGCCGTCGACCACCCACCTGGCCCTGGCCGCAGAGGTTGCGCCGTTGCTGCGCGATGGCCAGGTGGTATTCCTGCCACCGGGTACCTTCGGCAGCTACGTGTTTGCCAAGGCCATGCGCGACTGTGGCAACGATGCTGAGGTGGCTTTCGCCGAAACCGGGACCTTGCCGTACCTGGTGCGCAAGCACGGCCCCGACCAACTGGTGATCAGCGCGTACGCAACGCGCCTGCCCACCGGCGTGCTGCCCAGCCGCTTGACCGCCCAGGCCTACGTGGTGCTGCGTGAGGCCTACCCCAGTGTCGAGCCCATCGAAGATGCCCTGAGCGGGGCACTGATGAACGCCGGGCCGATCATTCATCCGCCGCTGATCATGATGAATGCCGGCCCCCTGGAGCACTTCGAAGCCTGGGACATCCACAACGAAGGCACCCAGCCATCGATCCGCCGGGTCACCAACCAGCTTGATGCCGAGCGCATGCGCGTGCGCGAAGCCTTGGGCTACCCAGCACCGCACTTCCCGCTGGTAGACCACTACAACACTGATCAGGGAGAGGAGTGGATGTATGGGCGCGGTGCCCACGGCAAGCTGACCGACAGCGGCGATTGGCGCGAAAAGATCGACCTGCAGCAGCACCGCTACATGCTTGAGGACACCCGGCTGGGCCTCTCCTTGCTGGTGTCGGTCGGGCGCTGGGCGGGTGTGCCGACGCCGGTGGCCGAGGGCTTGCTGGCCTTGGCGTCTGCCGTGGCCGGGCGCGACCTGTACGCCGAGGGGCGGACGCTCGAAAACCTGGGCATCGCCAAGCTCGACCGGGCCGCGATGGGTGCGCTGCTGCGCAACGGGGTAGCGGCATGA
- a CDS encoding 3-hydroxybutyryl-CoA dehydrogenase: MNEPLRRIAVVGAGRMGEGIALAFAQAGAHVSLIDLMAREAHAQAGYFSALRRNLGTEAGNLVALGLIGAQQVVPLLSRIRLLPLGEGGQALEGCELVFEAVPELIDTKREAFAWIDRFVAAHTIIASTTSTFLVTELAAMVSAPQRVVNAHWLNPAHLMPLVEVSRSAQTSEAVVAELLEALRSVGKVPVVCNAMPGFIVPRLQALVMNEAARMVEEGVASAEQIDLAVRTGFGLRFSVLGLLEFIDWGGNDILHHASSYLSQHLGERYQAPQSVRDNMAAGRNGLRDGVGFYDYQGMDLPAYRQARLAALVRQLHHGGLTPRFADDAPLKP; encoded by the coding sequence ATGAATGAGCCACTGCGGCGTATCGCGGTAGTAGGGGCCGGGCGAATGGGCGAGGGCATCGCCCTGGCCTTTGCCCAGGCCGGCGCCCATGTCAGCCTGATCGACCTGATGGCTCGTGAGGCGCACGCGCAAGCCGGCTACTTTTCAGCCCTGCGGCGTAACCTGGGAACCGAGGCCGGCAACCTGGTTGCACTCGGGCTGATTGGCGCGCAGCAAGTTGTGCCGCTGCTATCGCGTATTCGGCTGCTGCCGCTGGGTGAGGGTGGGCAAGCGCTGGAAGGGTGCGAACTGGTGTTCGAAGCAGTGCCAGAACTCATCGACACCAAGCGTGAGGCCTTTGCCTGGATCGACCGCTTTGTAGCGGCGCACACGATCATCGCCTCGACCACCTCGACTTTTCTGGTCACCGAGCTGGCAGCCATGGTCAGTGCGCCGCAGCGCGTGGTCAATGCTCACTGGCTTAACCCCGCGCACCTGATGCCGTTGGTAGAGGTATCGCGCAGTGCGCAGACCAGCGAAGCCGTGGTGGCCGAGCTGTTGGAGGCCTTACGCAGCGTCGGCAAGGTTCCAGTGGTGTGCAACGCCATGCCGGGCTTCATCGTACCGCGGCTGCAGGCGCTGGTAATGAACGAAGCGGCGCGCATGGTCGAAGAGGGTGTCGCCAGTGCCGAGCAGATCGACCTGGCGGTGCGCACAGGTTTTGGCCTGCGCTTTTCGGTGCTGGGGCTGCTGGAGTTTATCGATTGGGGTGGCAATGACATCCTCCACCATGCCTCGTCATACCTCAGCCAACACCTTGGTGAGCGGTATCAGGCGCCGCAATCAGTGCGCGACAACATGGCCGCAGGCCGCAACGGCCTGCGCGACGGTGTGGGCTTCTACGACTATCAGGGCATGGATTTGCCGGCCTATCGCCAAGCGCGGCTAGCGGCGCTGGTCAGGCAGTTGCACCACGGCGGCCTGACCCCGCGCTTTGCCGATGACGCGCCACTCAAGCCTTGA
- a CDS encoding MFS transporter, with protein MTNLNQAQPTNQREKRYIYEWYVVILCMVAYVFSFVDRQILALMIEPIKADLQLSDTQFSLLHGLAFSLFYAFMGMPIAYLADRFSRPRIIAVGVIFWSIATAACGLSKNFLQMFLARIGVGVGEAALSPSAYSMFSDMFPREKLGRAVGVYSIGSFVGGGIAFLVGGYVIAMLKGAQTIELAILGTMKAWQLAFFIVGLPGVIVGLLIWLTVRDPRRKGVQLDPDGQVRKVRLTDGLRFIGRHRATFGCHYLGFSFYAMALFCMMSWSPALYIRKFGMSPEQAGFMLGTVLLLANTTGVVFGGWLTDHLAKRGRSDAAMRTGVIGAVGMIVPAVLFSQVDQLWLSVALLVPAMFFASFPMPASTAAMQILSPNQVRAQVSAVFLLISNLLALGLGTTLVALITDHYFGVPAAVGSSMAIVSGVASLLAILLLAKGCKCFRQSMQREHPGAA; from the coding sequence CAGATCCTGGCGTTGATGATCGAGCCGATCAAAGCGGACCTGCAGCTAAGCGACACCCAGTTCAGCTTGCTTCATGGCCTTGCGTTCTCGCTGTTCTACGCGTTCATGGGCATGCCCATCGCTTATCTGGCCGACCGTTTCTCGCGTCCGCGCATCATTGCGGTAGGCGTGATCTTCTGGAGTATCGCCACGGCGGCCTGCGGCCTGAGCAAAAACTTCCTGCAGATGTTCCTCGCGCGCATTGGCGTTGGTGTGGGCGAGGCGGCGCTGTCGCCCTCGGCCTACTCGATGTTCAGCGACATGTTCCCCCGGGAGAAGCTCGGCCGCGCGGTGGGGGTTTACTCGATCGGGTCATTCGTCGGCGGTGGCATCGCCTTCCTGGTCGGCGGCTACGTGATCGCCATGCTCAAGGGCGCGCAAACCATCGAGCTCGCCATCCTTGGCACGATGAAGGCCTGGCAACTGGCATTTTTCATTGTCGGCCTGCCGGGGGTGATCGTTGGCCTGCTGATCTGGCTCACCGTTCGCGATCCCCGGCGCAAGGGCGTCCAGCTCGACCCCGATGGCCAGGTACGCAAAGTGCGGCTCACCGATGGACTGCGCTTCATTGGCCGTCACCGCGCGACCTTTGGCTGCCACTACCTGGGCTTCTCGTTTTACGCGATGGCACTGTTCTGCATGATGAGCTGGTCGCCTGCACTGTACATCCGCAAGTTCGGCATGAGCCCGGAACAGGCCGGCTTCATGCTCGGCACCGTTCTGCTGCTGGCCAACACCACCGGGGTGGTATTCGGCGGCTGGCTGACTGACCACCTGGCCAAGCGCGGGCGCAGCGACGCGGCAATGCGCACTGGCGTGATTGGCGCAGTCGGCATGATCGTGCCGGCCGTGCTGTTCTCTCAAGTCGACCAGCTGTGGCTGTCGGTGGCCTTGCTGGTGCCGGCGATGTTCTTTGCATCGTTTCCGATGCCAGCCTCCACCGCCGCCATGCAGATCCTTTCGCCGAACCAGGTGCGCGCCCAGGTATCGGCGGTATTCCTGCTGATCAGCAACCTGCTTGCGCTGGGTTTGGGTACCACGCTGGTGGCGTTGATCACCGACCATTACTTTGGCGTGCCCGCGGCGGTGGGGTCGTCGATGGCGATCGTCAGCGGCGTGGCCTCACTATTGGCTATTCTGCTGCTGGCCAAAGGCTGCAAATGCTTCCGCCAGAGCATGCAACGAGAACACCCTGGCGCGGCTTGA